In Bernardetia sp., one genomic interval encodes:
- a CDS encoding THUMP domain-containing class I SAM-dependent RNA methyltransferase, with the protein MLDSTFQMTAQTMYGLDDILVQELKDLGAKNIVKANRAVSFEGDLRMMYKANLCLRTALRVLVPITEFKVKDENDLYEKIQTIDWEKYLSIKETLAINCTLSTNLFTHSRYIEQKAKDAIVDKFREKYRRRPSVDILDPDLRIQLYIKDDICSVMLNSSGDPLYKRGYRGKTNLAPINEVLAAGLILLSGWDKKSDFIDPMCGSATLSIEAALIAANIPVGSFRTLFGFEKWSNFDADLWEEVFDEAMEKINTDDMPTILAGEISKNVARKAAGNIAEANLKKHITLRESAFQDLVPPERKEITEPKQEKRENTDSEKPWLKGKKANRGVIIINPPYGERMDKDEDIENFYAEIGDTLKQNWAGYTAWIITSNLEAAKKIGLSAKPKIKMYNGALECRFMRYELYEGSRKNDKREYYKKIKK; encoded by the coding sequence ATGCTTGATTCTACCTTCCAAATGACTGCCCAAACGATGTACGGCTTAGACGATATTCTTGTTCAAGAACTAAAAGACTTAGGAGCAAAAAATATTGTCAAGGCAAATCGTGCTGTAAGTTTTGAGGGTGATTTGAGGATGATGTACAAGGCAAATCTTTGTCTCAGAACGGCTCTCCGTGTGCTTGTTCCGATTACAGAGTTTAAGGTCAAGGATGAGAACGATTTGTATGAAAAAATTCAAACTATTGATTGGGAAAAATATTTGTCTATCAAAGAAACTCTAGCCATTAACTGTACGCTTAGTACCAACTTGTTTACGCATTCTCGTTATATTGAGCAAAAAGCAAAAGATGCTATTGTAGATAAATTTAGAGAAAAATACAGACGCAGACCTTCTGTTGATATTTTAGACCCAGATTTGAGAATTCAACTTTATATTAAAGATGATATTTGTTCTGTGATGCTCAACAGCTCTGGCGATCCACTTTATAAACGTGGGTATAGGGGCAAAACCAACCTTGCACCTATCAATGAAGTTTTGGCTGCTGGGCTTATATTGCTTTCAGGTTGGGACAAAAAAAGCGATTTTATAGACCCTATGTGTGGTTCGGCAACGCTTTCTATTGAGGCTGCTCTTATTGCTGCTAATATTCCTGTGGGTTCTTTCCGTACTCTTTTTGGCTTTGAAAAATGGTCAAATTTTGATGCTGATTTGTGGGAAGAAGTATTTGATGAAGCCATGGAAAAAATCAATACCGATGATATGCCTACTATTTTGGCTGGAGAAATTTCTAAAAATGTAGCTCGTAAGGCAGCAGGTAACATTGCAGAAGCTAATTTAAAGAAACACATCACGCTAAGAGAAAGTGCTTTTCAAGATTTAGTTCCACCAGAAAGAAAAGAAATAACAGAACCAAAGCAAGAAAAAAGAGAAAATACAGATAGTGAAAAACCTTGGCTCAAAGGAAAAAAAGCCAACCGAGGCGTAATTATTATTAATCCTCCGTATGGAGAACGAATGGATAAAGATGAAGATATAGAAAATTTTTATGCTGAAATTGGAGATACACTCAAGCAAAATTGGGCAGGCTATACAGCTTGGATTATTACTTCAAACTTAGAAGCAGCCAAGAAAATAGGTCTTTCTGCCAAACCAAAAATAAAAATGTATAATGGAGCTTTAGAATGTCGTTTTATGCGCTACGAACTTTATGAAGGCAGTAGAAAGAATGATAAGCGAGAATATTACAAAAAAATAAAAAAATAA
- a CDS encoding UDP-N-acetylmuramate--L-alanine ligase: protein MNIHFIGIGGSVMHNIAIREKQNGNTVTGSDDAWYDPSESRLKEYNLLPQEAGWFPEKITSEIDKIVLGMHAKADNPELLKAQELGLKIYSYPEYIYSLSENKERVVVAGSHGKTTITAMIMHTLKLQSYDFDYLVGAYVEGFDSTVRLSDAPIIIIEGDEYQTSPLDKSPKFLHYNHHIGVLSGIAWDHANVYPTFKEYKKQFRLFAENSVKAGAFVYNQEDKLVKEIVEDNEKIHFDTIRLPYTTHPSTVEDGKTFLKTELGQMEIPVFGEHNMSNLNAAKTVCRRLGIRESQFYDAMMSFRGASKRMELVGENEQMHVFKDFAHSPSKVEASIKAVKKQYPKQRLTACMELHTYSSLNKDFINEYASTSKEADTAIVYYNPEYIEAKGLPSISKQDLKDAFKRQDLEVFTTPDELESFLVAQNWKQNNLLIMSSGKMGGMNIESLAKQLIG, encoded by the coding sequence ATGAATATACATTTTATCGGAATCGGAGGAAGCGTTATGCACAATATCGCTATCAGAGAAAAACAAAATGGAAACACTGTTACAGGCTCAGATGATGCGTGGTACGACCCATCAGAAAGCCGTCTGAAAGAATACAATTTGTTGCCACAAGAAGCAGGTTGGTTTCCAGAAAAAATCACTTCTGAGATAGATAAAATTGTATTGGGAATGCACGCAAAAGCAGACAATCCAGAGCTTTTGAAGGCACAGGAACTAGGACTAAAAATATATTCGTACCCAGAGTATATTTATTCTCTTTCTGAAAACAAAGAGCGTGTAGTTGTTGCAGGTAGCCACGGAAAAACTACTATTACAGCAATGATAATGCACACTCTAAAACTTCAAAGTTATGACTTTGATTATTTAGTAGGAGCTTATGTAGAGGGTTTTGATTCTACAGTTAGGCTTTCAGATGCACCAATAATCATTATTGAAGGTGATGAATATCAGACTTCACCATTAGATAAATCTCCTAAATTCTTGCATTATAATCATCATATTGGCGTTTTGAGTGGAATAGCTTGGGATCATGCCAATGTTTATCCTACTTTTAAGGAATATAAAAAACAGTTTCGTTTGTTTGCCGAAAATTCGGTAAAAGCTGGTGCGTTTGTCTATAACCAAGAAGACAAACTGGTCAAAGAAATAGTAGAAGACAACGAAAAAATACATTTTGATACTATCCGTTTGCCTTATACTACCCACCCTTCAACAGTAGAGGATGGAAAAACATTTTTGAAGACAGAACTCGGACAAATGGAAATCCCTGTTTTTGGAGAGCATAACATGTCTAATTTGAATGCTGCCAAAACAGTTTGTAGAAGATTAGGAATTAGAGAAAGTCAGTTTTACGACGCTATGATGTCGTTTAGAGGAGCATCCAAACGAATGGAACTTGTTGGGGAAAACGAACAAATGCACGTTTTTAAGGACTTTGCACATTCGCCATCAAAGGTAGAGGCAAGCATAAAAGCTGTAAAAAAACAATATCCCAAACAACGCCTCACAGCTTGTATGGAACTTCATACCTATAGCAGTCTGAATAAAGATTTTATTAATGAATATGCCAGTACATCAAAAGAGGCTGATACTGCTATTGTATATTATAATCCTGAATATATAGAAGCTAAAGGCTTGCCTTCTATTTCGAAACAAGACCTAAAAGATGCCTTCAAAAGACAAGATTTGGAAGTATTTACAACGCCTGATGAACTAGAATCTTTCTTAGTAGCTCAAAACTGGAAACAAAATAACCTTTTGATAATGTCTTCTGGAAAAATGGGAGGGATGAATATTGAAAGCCTTGCCAAGCAACTTATAGGGTAA